AAGGTCAGGGCATCCTTCAGTTCCCCGCTGAAAGGCAGCTGGTTCAGGGCCTTGAACAGCCGGCCGGCAGCGTTTTCACCCTGTTCCGGATGGGCCGCATGGGCCTGTACCCCCTGGGCCACCACTTTCAGCCCTTCCGGAACCACTTCCCACTGGACTTTGGATTCCGGTTTCACCACTTCCTCCAGCAGACGGGTGGCTTCTGCCGGTGTGCAGGCCACCATGGCTTCCGCCAGGGCCGGTACCACATTGAAGGCCGAACCTGCCTTCAGGCTCTTCAGGATGACAGGACCGTCCTGGGTATATTTCTTTGAGAAAGTCACATTGATGATACCCTTTTCCCCGTTGATCACCGGGTATTCTCCGTCAGGGGTGAAGCCGCACACCGGGATTTCCCCGCCTTTTTCCAGATAATGCTTCATATCGGCACTGCCAGTCTCCTCATTGGTGCCGAACAGGATGCGGATCCGCCGTTTCAGAGGCACCCCGCTGTCCTTCAGAGCCTTCAGGGCATACAGGGCAGCGGTGGTGGGGCCTTTGTCATCCATTGTGCCCCGACCATATACGTTGGTACCGTCACAGTCACCGCTGTAGGGATCCCGATCCCAGCCATCCCCTTCAGGCACCACATCCAGATGCCCCAGCACGGCTACCATTTCCGGTCCTTCTCCATATTCACACCAGCCCATATAGTGATCCACGTTTTCTGTCCTGAAGCCCATAGCGGCCGCTTTCTCCAGCATGAAGTCCAGGCATTTCGCCGGACCGTCCCCGAAAGGTTTTCCCGGTTTTGCGTCTTCCCGGACACTCTTGATCCGGACGGCCTGCTGCAGTGTTTCTACCATGGCCTGTTTGTTCTGATCGACCCATTTTGTCAATTCCATTGGTCTGCCTCCCTTACTGATTCCTGGGAAATGCCATCCCAGGATACAAAAAAGCCCAGCAAGGCATAAAACTCCCGTTTCATACCGTTGCTG
This region of Acidaminococcus timonensis genomic DNA includes:
- the pepV gene encoding dipeptidase PepV encodes the protein MELTKWVDQNKQAMVETLQQAVRIKSVREDAKPGKPFGDGPAKCLDFMLEKAAAMGFRTENVDHYMGWCEYGEGPEMVAVLGHLDVVPEGDGWDRDPYSGDCDGTNVYGRGTMDDKGPTTAALYALKALKDSGVPLKRRIRILFGTNEETGSADMKHYLEKGGEIPVCGFTPDGEYPVINGEKGIINVTFSKKYTQDGPVILKSLKAGSAFNVVPALAEAMVACTPAEATRLLEEVVKPESKVQWEVVPEGLKVVAQGVQAHAAHPEQGENAAGRLFKALNQLPFSGELKDALTFLADKIGLEVHGESLGICLEDADSGKLSFNVGVAEANETELTVKINYRYPVTKHYEDCAPKLDADFAAAGFTKVSETHKKALYVDPRTPYIQTLLQVYGEMTDFQPGTLCIGGGTYAKAIPNIVAFGPIFPGDAVREHLPNEYWEIEKLVLNAHIYAEALYRLAK